The DNA window AAAGTTGGTAGCCTACATACAAgttaatttacaaaataaaaaatacagtataacaaaattaaaaaaaataaaatgaaattacatttgaaatgatCTCACAGCAACGTTttcattcagaactttagttcctCACCCTACAAGTATTCAGCGTGTGTAAGAATTTCTTTAAGACATCACAGGTGTTGCCTCaagaagctggttaagagaaaaCCAACACTGTGCAGAGCTGTCACTACAGTAAAGGGTTGTGAATTTGTGAATACTTTTACTggtttttctaaaatgtagaaaatattaaaacatttgacagGTACTGAATGCATATGTCAGATAtcacatacaaatatttttgcttttgtaaaagGCTCTGAATAAATTCCATATTACTACAGAATCCCACCATTAAAATCCAAATCAAATGGAAGACTGgaatgaaaatgtgaataaaaatgataatcAAAAACTGCACAGTATACTAAATGTAAACCAATTTTACAAAAGAGTAAACACAAACTAGATTAAAGGCTTACAGACGCTataaacaagttgttttaaattAGATACCATCATCTGTTCAGCAAGCTCATTGTTTACATGGCAAAACGTAAGGAATAGTACAGGAATAACCCAGGAGAGTAAGTCAAGGCTTTACTTTTTTGGGTCAAATGCCTCTGCTCCTCCTTTAGAGCCCCCTCCTGGAGTTCTCCAGGCCAGCCGCTCTATATACTCATCAGCATCAAATGGTtcctattaaaataaaagaatcaCAAATGTAGAGTCAGCCTCATCAAGGCAGCTGTGACATCTTATACTACACCCAACCACCCAGGGCCAGAAACTTGGACTGCAGTCACACCTTTATATTAGGAACTAACTGAAAcgccacacacacttacacaaatacacatatagcTGGTTAAGAAACACGACAGctagctaacactaacactgtcaGATTTGCTGTGAAGTAACGCCTCCCTGAGATAAATATCCTTACAAATAAGTAGTTAACgctaactatttatttattttggcacTCGACTACAAATGTACGTTAGACATTTGAACGGGCTACAACGACAAGCTAGCACCGCAGTGTTTGTAAGCTAGCCTAGCTAAACGCTAACGCTTTCATTCAACCCATGTATATAAATCAAGAGTCTATACAGTTAAGCAAATAATAACACCATAATTCGTATTTAGCTAACAACCTAAGTATTTTGCTGAGATGGTTGTTATTGAGCAGGCTacgttgctagctagctagcgttaactacTACGCGACTCACCTCAAATAACTGCGCCGACGTTGCCATTATGTCCAGCCGGAGAGACTTTAAATAAACGTGCTACTGAGAGCAaacacagttttgtaagttTAAGGCTTGCTTTTCTGAGTTTTGACAGGATACACTGGCGCTTGTTTACTCTAAACCTGCTTCCTGCATCCAGCTCCAATGACCGGGCCGgaaataaggcaaaaaaaacaacatgcaaaaatCTGCCCTTCGCAGCAGGTCTGTGATCAGGTTGTGTTCGGTTTTTACTCGGTAGTAGTCGGAAGGGAAAAGGCGTACACCTGATCCCGAATCAGCGTTCAAGACACGAAGCGCAAGCAGTCCCGCCCCTGTATGTCACATGCTGTGTAACAGGAAGCCTTCATAACAACGTTAGCTAGACTTTTAACGCTTTAATTCGTAgttttgtgaatttatttttttatctagCTATTGAATGTACCTGCTTTTCCAAAGCTTTGAAGCGGACACATCCGCTGGGCAAGGAGACTGAGCTGATCATTGAGTTAGTTGCAGAGTTAGCCAGACTGGTCATATGAAATATCCGCATGGTAAAAGCGGAGCCTCGATGAGTGTACGTGCGCTGTGGATTGTCTCTCATGAAAAGGGTGAATCTGGAAAAGTGCGATTTTCCAGGTCAGCAAAGAAACTGTTCACGGCGTGCAACTTTAAATGTAGCGGATAGATGTGTTGCTTTGTGCTATTTTTATCCTTGATAGTAGTTTACGTTCATAGAGGCAGGGTTTGTATTCCTTTGATCTATTCATGCTGCGATCGTGCTATGTAACAATAAAGCTAGCAAACCTCACCGAactgttgggttttgtttctgACTGTCATTTAATGCTAGGGGTATTatcatttaatttgaaattgtTTTGGTCTTCTATTCAGACGGTACCCCACAGTGGAACTCCGTGCTAAATGCCTGGCAGGAGCTCAGTATGTGGCTGTTCCTGAGGACTGTGTCATACCCCAGCTTCTACTGACTGAACTGGGTTTGGTGGAGCCTGACAAGCCATATATGGCAATACGTGATGACTGCGCTCGCCTGCAGCGGAGCCCAGCTGTGGAGCTCCGTTTAGGTGGTCCAGGTGGGAAAACCCTCTGGCCTTTACTAACCATCAGCCAGGGCGGCCTAATCCTAGCCTGCCTCCCCCTGATTGAAGCTCCGCCTGAGCCCCGGCCTCATCTCTCCAGCCTGGCTTCGGTCTCCCAGGGCTTAGCTCTGTTGTCTGGCCTGCAGGGCTTCCTGTGTGGGACCGTAGGGAAGCCACCAGAGCCCGATGTATTGGCCTCCCGCTTGGCTACTCTTCCCTCAGTACTTCTGCAGGTATGTCCTCTGGGCACGCCCCTGGACACGCTCCCTCAGGCTGGAGCCCTGCCCGCCACTATGGCTCCAGGCCCAGGAGGTGCTCAGAAGCAGCCAGCCTGGAAAACAGGGGTCCATCGAGGGAGAGCGGTGGTGAACGTGGCCCTCACGGAGATGGTGAGGTCCACGCAGTATGGCAACAGCAGCAAACAGGACATGTGGGATGTGTATGGGACAGTGGTGTGCAAAGTGAGCATAATCTCTTATTTCAGTGCATGTTCAAATACATCATACTTCTATTGTGATGAACAGAATCTTCCCTTTTcctttttatgcattttgacATTAGTGTGAAGTAGAGGGTGTCTTGCCCAATGTCACCGTCACCCTCACACTACCACCCAATGGGTCACCCCTGCAAGACATCCTTGTCCACCCCTGTGTGACATCACTAGATTCCAGCATCCTCACAGCCAGCAGCGTGGACGAGAACGATGGCTCAGCCTTTTCAGGCCCATACAAGTTCCCCTTCTCTCCACCGCTGGAGCCTTTCAGACTCTGCAGCTATACCTCACAGGTAGGCCTGCACCTTTACTGGTTACTATGTGTCAGTGACCCGTTGAGTTTCATCTCTTTTTCCCCTGCATTAAGAGCATTGACATCATAcgacacacattttcatttcaccAGGTACCCGTACCACCTATTCTTGGCTCCTACCAGCTGAAGGCAGAGGAGAACCAGCTCAAGTTGCATGTCATCCTGCAGCTCCATGAGAGTGTACGAAACAGCTTCGAATACTGCAAGGCCCACCTGCCATTTTTCAACAGGTgatgcagttcacacacacgcctccttCGACTTTTACTgctagtagtcagaaggttcAACTAGTAGTgagaaggttgccggttcaactcccaccactaccaagttgccgctgttgggcccctgagcaagatccttgaccctcagttgctcaagttgtgttcagtaataattgtaagtcggTTAGTATCAAACCACCAgctgaatgccataaatgtaaaatgtaaatctagTGCTGATCAGTTGATGCTACTGGCTCATGTTCATGGTTGGTTCTTCTGTGCAGAAGCCTAATGGGCAGCGTGGATGTGAAGGTGAACTCCGGACAGCTGGAAGtgtctaaagaaaaaaatctgctgGTTTGGATTCTTGGGAAGTTTAATCTTAACATCACAGTCAGTATTTTAACCCCAGATCTTCAGTTTTTAACTGAACAAATGAGttagaatttgtttgtttgtttattacgTCATCAGGTCAGAAGTTTCCAAAGTCACGAGAAGCAACTCTGGAAGGTGCTGTTCATTTCTCAGGCCATGTTGCTGGACCAACTGACCCTCTCTGCACTGATCTTACTGCCTATATAAAAGTATGTATAAATTCTAGATAAATTGAAGTTCTCCTATTGTAGCAGAAGGTAGAGCATTTAAGTATTTTCAAACAAACTGCAATGGATCAATCTACATTACTCGGATCGTGCTTCCACCATCAGAAGTCTTCTGTCCTTGGTCATACTAGGAGTTGTCTGTGCTTGATTGCCTCTTCTACTCAGTGTTTGCTTTTCAGCTCTACTTCCGTGTGCCAGATTTGACTTTGTCTGGATGCTGTGTGGACCAACATTCAGTACAGGTCTATTCCTCAGCAAAGCCACGCATTGTCACAAGTAAGCGTGTCACAGATGATGAAAGATGAATATAAGATTACTTCACATGTGACAAGGAAGGCAATGTAAACTTTGGTACCTTGGTTTTTTCCATAGCACGAGAGCTTGTTTCCTCCGAATACTACATCTGGAACTCGACTGGAGATGCCCCCGTGTCCTCTGGCCTCATGATACTGTGACATCGTGATTCACT is part of the Electrophorus electricus isolate fEleEle1 chromosome 13, fEleEle1.pri, whole genome shotgun sequence genome and encodes:
- the ap5m1 gene encoding AP-5 complex subunit mu-1, coding for MKYPHGKSGASMSVRALWIVSHEKGESGKVRFSRRYPTVELRAKCLAGAQYVAVPEDCVIPQLLLTELGLVEPDKPYMAIRDDCARLQRSPAVELRLGGPGGKTLWPLLTISQGGLILACLPLIEAPPEPRPHLSSLASVSQGLALLSGLQGFLCGTVGKPPEPDVLASRLATLPSVLLQVCPLGTPLDTLPQAGALPATMAPGPGGAQKQPAWKTGVHRGRAVVNVALTEMVRSTQYGNSSKQDMWDVYGTVVCKCEVEGVLPNVTVTLTLPPNGSPLQDILVHPCVTSLDSSILTASSVDENDGSAFSGPYKFPFSPPLEPFRLCSYTSQVPVPPILGSYQLKAEENQLKLHVILQLHESVRNSFEYCKAHLPFFNRSLMGSVDVKVNSGQLEVSKEKNLLVWILGQKFPKSREATLEGAVHFSGHVAGPTDPLCTDLTAYIKLYFRVPDLTLSGCCVDQHSVQVYSSAKPRIVTTRELVSSEYYIWNSTGDAPVSSGLMIL